ACAGCAACTGCAGCGGTACGGTGTAGACAATCGGCGCCGTGACCGGATGCACCGAGGGAATCTGCATCACGTGGATGCCCTCCTCCGGCTTCACGTCGGCTTTTTTGTCAGCGAACACGAACAGCTGGCCGCCCCGGGCACGTACTTCTTCCAGGTTGGACTTGAGTTTCTCCACCAGGTCGTTGTTGGGCGCCACGGTGACCACCGGCATCTCGCTATCCACCAGGGCCAGCGGGCCATGCTTGAGCTCGCCGGCCGGGTAGGCCTCGGCGTGGATGTAGGAAATTTCCTTGAGCTTGAGCGCCCCTTCCAGGGCCACCGGGAACTGAGAGCCCCGGCCCAGGAACAGGCTGTGGTTCTTGTCCATGAACGCCTTGGACATCTCGGCGATCTCGCCGTCGAGGGCCAGCACATCGCTGACCTGGCCCGGCAGCAGATGGATGGCTTCCACGATCTCTTTTTCCTTTTCCTCTGACAGGCCGTTATGGCGCGCCAGGGCCAGGGTAAAGATCAGCAGGGCGGTAAGCTGGGTGGTGAAGGCCTTGGTGGAGGCCACACCAATCTCGGGACCGGCCTGGGTCATGATCACCAGATCGGATTCCCGCACCAGGGAACTGCCGGGCACGTTACAGATGGCCAGCGCGGCCCGGAAGCCGGCTTTCTTGGCCTGGCGCAGAGCCGCCAGGGTGTCGGCAGTCTCGCCGGACTGGGAGATACACAGGAACAGGGTGTCCTGCTGGATCACGTGCTTGCGATAACGGAACTCGGAGGCCACTTCCACGGAACAGGGCACGCCGGCCAGTTCCTCAATCCAGTAACGGGCCACCATGCCCGCATGGTAACTGGTGCCGCAGGCGATGATCTGTACGTGGCGAACGTTGTCGAGCAGGTTGGCCGCCTCGGTGCCCAGTGCCTGTTCGAGCACCCGGGCTTTGGTCACTCGGCCTTCCATGGTGGCCTTGATTACCTTGGGCTGCTCGTAGATTTCCTTGAGCATGAAGTGGCGGTATTCGCCCTTGTCGGCGGAATCGGCACCGTGCTCGAAGCGGGTGATCTCCCGCTCAACCGTGTTGCCATCGCGGTCCAGGATCGACACGCTGTCCCGACGGATATCGGCGATGTCGCCTTCTTCGAGAAACATGAAACGGTCGGTGACCGGTAGCAACGCCAGCTGATCGGAAGCAATGAAGTTTTCGCCGATACCCACGCCGATAACCAGGGGACTGCCTTCACGGCACACCACCAGATGGTCGGGCTCGTCGCCGTGCACCACGGCGAGGGCGTAGGCTCCGCGAAGCCGGGCGATGGACGCCCGCACGGCCTGGTGTAGATTACCGAGGCTGCGATAATTCTTTTCGATCAGGTGCGCCACCACC
The nucleotide sequence above comes from Marinobacter gudaonensis. Encoded proteins:
- the glmS gene encoding glutamine--fructose-6-phosphate transaminase (isomerizing), whose translation is MCGIVGAVSERDVQGILLEGLRRLEYRGYDSAGMAVIAGDHSVQRAREVGKVASLSDAMDARPLPGHLGIAHTRWATHGEPSQTNAHPHMSGDRLAIVHNGIIENYQELRDELRADGFTFTSQTDTEVVAHLIEKNYRSLGNLHQAVRASIARLRGAYALAVVHGDEPDHLVVCREGSPLVIGVGIGENFIASDQLALLPVTDRFMFLEEGDIADIRRDSVSILDRDGNTVEREITRFEHGADSADKGEYRHFMLKEIYEQPKVIKATMEGRVTKARVLEQALGTEAANLLDNVRHVQIIACGTSYHAGMVARYWIEELAGVPCSVEVASEFRYRKHVIQQDTLFLCISQSGETADTLAALRQAKKAGFRAALAICNVPGSSLVRESDLVIMTQAGPEIGVASTKAFTTQLTALLIFTLALARHNGLSEEKEKEIVEAIHLLPGQVSDVLALDGEIAEMSKAFMDKNHSLFLGRGSQFPVALEGALKLKEISYIHAEAYPAGELKHGPLALVDSEMPVVTVAPNNDLVEKLKSNLEEVRARGGQLFVFADKKADVKPEEGIHVMQIPSVHPVTAPIVYTVPLQLLSYHVAVLKGTDVDQPRNLAKSVTVE